One segment of Pan paniscus chromosome 20, NHGRI_mPanPan1-v2.0_pri, whole genome shotgun sequence DNA contains the following:
- the ANO8 gene encoding anoctamin-8 isoform X2 — MAEAASGAGGTSLEGERGKRPPPEGEPAAPASGVLDKLFGKRLLQAGRYLVSHKAWMKTVPTENCDVLMTFPDTTDDHTLLWLLNHIRVGIPELIVQVRHHRHTRAYAFFVTATYESLLRGADELGLRKAVKAEFGGGTRGFSCEEDFIYENVESELRFFTSQERQSIIRFWLQNLRAKQGEALHNVRFLEDQPIIPELAARGIIQQVFPVHEQRILNRLMKSWVQAVCENQPLDDICDYFGVKIAMYFAWLGFYTSAMVYPAVFGSVLYTFTEADQTSRDVSCVVFALFNVIWSTLFLEEWKRRGAELAYKWGTLDSPGEAVEEPRPQFRGVRRISPITRAEEFYYPPWKRLLFQLLVSLPLCLACLVCVFLLMLGCFQLQELVLSVKGLPRLARFLPKVMLALLVSVSAEGYKKLAIWLNDMENYRLESAYEKHLIIKVVLFQFVNSYLSLFYIGFYLKDMERLKEMLATLLITRQFLQNVREVLQPHLYRRLGRGELGLRAVWELARALLGLLSLRRPAPRRLEPQADEGGGGGSGGGGRRCLSGGCGAPEEEEEAALVERRRAGEGGEEGDGPPGGKEEDEDDEEEEDEEEEEDEEEGEEGGLLDCGLRLKKVSFAERGAGRRRPGPSPEALLEEGSPTMVEKGLEPGVFTLAEEDDEAEGAPGSPEREPPAILFRRAGGEGRDQGPDGGPDPEPGSNSDSTRRQRRQNRSSWIDPPEEEHSPQLTQAELESCMKKYEDTFQDYQEMFVQFGYVVLFSSAFPLAALCALVNNLIEIRSDAFKLCTGLQRPFGQRVESIGQWQKVMEAMGVLAIVVNCYLIGQCGQLQRLFPWLSPEAAIVSVVVLEHFALLLKYLIHVAIPDIPGWVAEEMAKLEYQRREAFKRHERQAQHRYQQQQRRRREEEERQRHAEHHARREHDSGGREEARAEGSGLDPATSSEKASAKAKGSTAGGHGPERPKRPGSLLAPNNVMKLKQIIPLQGKFLSSGATSSLAAAGAGATTRPPPAQSPTGSDTRLPAFLSFKFLKSPETRRDSERSHSPPKAFHAGKLFPFGGTRAEPGSNGAGGQARPDGTPSSGSSRVQRSGPVDEALAEELEAPRPEEEGSGTALAPVGAPALRTRRSRSPAPPPPMPLPRPPTPPAGCWQWDGPWGCGGEGAAPRQALAAAECPPCAMAGPPPAPQPLPGDASFYSLPPPPLPPTSDPLETPAPSPSPSPSPQAVCWPSGWH; from the exons CCTACTCCGAGGGGCCGACGAGCTGGGTCTGCGCAAGGCAGTGAAGGCCGAGTTTGGCGGGGGCACCCGCGGCTTCTCCTGCGAGGAGGACTTTATTTATGAGAATGTGGAGAGCGAGCTACGCTTCTTCACCTCCCAG GAACGCCAGAGCATCATCCGCTTCTGGCTGCAGAATTTGCGTGCCAAGCAGGGAGAAGCACTCCACAACGTGCGCTTCCTGGAGGACCAGCCAATCA TCCCCGAGCTGGCAGCACGTGGGATCATCCAGCAGGTGTTCCCTGTCCACGAGCAGCGTATTCTGAACCGCCTCATGAAGTCATGGGTGCAGGCCGTGTGTGAAAACCAGCCTCTAG ATGACATCTGTGATTACTTTGGTGTGAAAATTGCCATGTACTTCGCCTGGCTGGGCTTCTACACGTCGGCTATGGTATACCCAGCTGTCTTCGGGTCTGTCCTGTACACATTCACAGAGGCTGATCAG ACAAGCCGGGATGTTTCCTGCGTGGTCTTTGCCCTCTTCAACGTGATCTGGTCGACGCTGTTCCTAGAGGAATGGAAGCGGAGAGGGGCTGAGCTGGCATACAAGTGGGGGACGCTGGACTCACCTGGGGAAGCCGTGGAGGAGCCACGCCCCCAGTTCAGG GGCGTGCGACGTATCAGCCCCATCACGCGGGCCGAGGAGTTCTACTACCCGCCCTGGAAGCGGCTGCTCTTCCAGCTGCTTGTGAGCCTCCCCCTGTGCCTGGCGTGCCTCGTCTGTGTCTTCTTGCTCATGCTTGGCTGCTTCCAGCTGCAG GAGCTGGTGCTGAGCGTGAAGGGGTTGCCCCGTCTCGCCCGATTCCTGCCTAAGGTCATGCTGGCCCTGCTTGTCAGTGTGAGTGCCGAGGGCTACAAGAAGCTAGCCATCTGGCTCAATGACATGG AAAATTACCGGCTGGAGAGCGCCTATGAGAAGCACCTCATCATCAAAGTTGTCCTG TTCCAGTTTGTCAACTCGTACCTGAGCCTCTTCTACATCGGTTTCTACCTCAAGGACATGGAGCGCTTGAAAGAG ATGCTGGCCACGCTGCTGATCACCCGCCAGTTCCTCCAGAACGTGCGCGAGGTCCTGCAGCCGCACCTGTACCGGCGCCTGGGCCGCGGCGAGCTGGGCCTGCGGGCCGTCTGGGAGCTGGCCCGAGCCCTGCTTGGCCTCCTGAGCCTCCGGCGCCCTGCGCCCCGCCGCCTCGAACCCCAGGCGGATGAGGGCGGGGGCGGCGGCAGCGGGGGCGGGGGCCGCAGGTGCCTCAGCGGGGGCTGCGGGGcgccggaggaggaggaggaggcggcgctGGTGGAGCGGCGGCGGGCGGGGGAAGGCGGGGAGGAGGGGGACGGGCCTCCAGGGGGCAAGGAGGAGGACGAGGacgacgaggaggaggaggacgaggaggaagaggaggacgaggaggagggcGAGGAAGGGGGCCTCCTGGACTGCGGGCTCCGGCTGAAGAAGGTCAGCTTCGCTGAGCGCGGCGCGGGGCGGCGTCGGCCCGGCCCAAGCCCGGAGGCCCTCCTGGAGGAAGGGAGCCCCACTATGGTGGAGAAGGGGCTGGAGCCGGGAGTGTTCACCCTGGCCGAGGAGGACGACGAGGCGGAGGGGGCTCCCGGCAGCCCTGAACGGGAGCCCCCGGCCATCTTGTTCCGCCGGGCCGGGGGCGAGGGCCGAGACCAGGGGCCCGACGGGGGCCCGGACCCGGAACCCGGCTCCAACAGCGATTCGACCCGTAGGCAGAGACGGCAGAACCGGTCGTCTTGGATTGACCCGCCGGAGGAGGAACACTCGCCCCAGCTCACCCAGGCAGAGCTGGAGAGCTGTATGAAGAAGTACGAG GACACGTTCCAGGACTACCAGGAGATGTTCGTGCAGTTCGGCTACGTCGTGCTCTTCTCGTCCGCCTTCCCCCTGGCGGCGCTGTGCGCCCTGGTCAACAACCTCATTGAGATCCGCAGCGACGCCTTCAAGCTGTGCACCGGGCTGCAGCGGCCCTTCGGCCAGCGCGTGGAAAGCATCGGCCAGTGGCAG AAGGTGATGGAGGCCATGGGTGTCCTAGCGATTGTGGTCAACTGCTACTTAATCGGCCAGTGCGGGCAGCTGCAGCGCCTCTTCCCCTGGCTGAGCCCGGAGGCAGCCATCGTGTCGGTGGTAGTGCTCGAG CACTTCGCTCTGCTCCTCAAGTACCTCATCCACGTGGCCATCCCCGATATCCCGGGCTGGGTGGCCGAGGAAATGGCCAAGCTGGAGTACCAGCGCCGCGAGGCCTTTAAG AGACACGAACGCCAGGCCCAGCATCGCTACCAGCAGCAGCAGCGCAGGCggcgggaggaggaggagcgaCAGCGCCATGCAGAGCACCATGCCCGGCGGGAGCATGATTCTGGTGGCCGAGAGGAGGCGAGGGCCGAGGGCTCTGGGCTGGACCCTGCCACCTCCTCCGAGAAGGCCTCTGCCAAGGCCAAGGGCAGCACTGCGGGTGGCCACGGGCCTGAACGGCCCAAGCGCCCAGGGTCCCTGCTGGCACCCAACAACGTCATGAAGTTGAAGCAGATCATCCCACTGCAGGGCAAATTCCTCTCGTCGGGGGCCACATCCTCACTGGCTGCTGCAGGGGCCGGAGCCACCACCCGGCCTCCCCCTGCCCAGTCACCCACAGGCAGCGACAcccgcctgcctgccttcctcagCTTCAAGTTCCTCAAGTCACCCGAGACCCGGCGGGACTCTGAGCGCAGCCACTCACCGCCCAAAGCCTTCCATGCTGGCAAGCTCTTCCCCTTTGGTGGCACCCGGGCTGAGCCTGGGTCCAACGGGGCGGGCGGGCAGGCCCGGCCAGATGGGACCCCCAGCAGTGGCAGCAGCCGGGTTCAGAGGAGTGGGCCGGTGGACGAGGCCCTGGCTGAGGAGCTGGAAGCCCCCCGGCCCGAAGAGGAAGGCTCAG GGACAGCGCTGGCCCCCGTGGGCGCCCCTGCCCTCCGCACCCGCCGCAGCCGGagccccgcgccgccgccgccaatGCCGCTGCCCCGGCCCCCGACACCGCCCGCCGGCTGCTGGCAGTGGGACGGGCCCTGGGGCTGCGGGGGCGAGGGTGCCGCCCCCCGCCAGGCCCTGGCCGCTGCCGAGTGCCCACCATGTGCCATGGCCGGGCCCCCACCCGCCCCCCAGCCCCTGCCGGGAGACGCCAGCTTTTACAGCCTCCCGCCCCCACCGCTGCCGCCCACCTCGGATCCCCTCGAGACCCCAGCGCCCTCCcctagccccagccccagcccccaggccGTGTGCTGGCCCAGCGGCTGGCATTAG
- the ANO8 gene encoding anoctamin-8 isoform X1, which yields MAEAASGAGGTSLEGERGKRPPPEGEPAAPASGVLDKLFGKRLLQAGRYLVSHKAWMKTVPTENCDVLMTFPDTTDDHTLLWLLNHIRVGIPELIVQVRHHRHTRAYAFFVTATYESLLRGADELGLRKAVKAEFGGGTRGFSCEEDFIYENVESELRFFTSQERQSIIRFWLQNLRAKQGEALHNVRFLEDQPIIPELAARGIIQQVFPVHEQRILNRLMKSWVQAVCENQPLDDICDYFGVKIAMYFAWLGFYTSAMVYPAVFGSVLYTFTEADQTSRDVSCVVFALFNVIWSTLFLEEWKRRGAELAYKWGTLDSPGEAVEEPRPQFRGVRRISPITRAEEFYYPPWKRLLFQLLVSLPLCLACLVCVFLLMLGCFQLQELVLSVKGLPRLARFLPKVMLALLVSVSAEGYKKLAIWLNDMENYRLESAYEKHLIIKVVLFQFVNSYLSLFYIGFYLKDMERLKELLLVLSLSQSLERQLRAVLVPLAALRFRLLLLSLRGLLLAARAKMLATLLITRQFLQNVREVLQPHLYRRLGRGELGLRAVWELARALLGLLSLRRPAPRRLEPQADEGGGGGSGGGGRRCLSGGCGAPEEEEEAALVERRRAGEGGEEGDGPPGGKEEDEDDEEEEDEEEEEDEEEGEEGGLLDCGLRLKKVSFAERGAGRRRPGPSPEALLEEGSPTMVEKGLEPGVFTLAEEDDEAEGAPGSPEREPPAILFRRAGGEGRDQGPDGGPDPEPGSNSDSTRRQRRQNRSSWIDPPEEEHSPQLTQAELESCMKKYEDTFQDYQEMFVQFGYVVLFSSAFPLAALCALVNNLIEIRSDAFKLCTGLQRPFGQRVESIGQWQKVMEAMGVLAIVVNCYLIGQCGQLQRLFPWLSPEAAIVSVVVLEHFALLLKYLIHVAIPDIPGWVAEEMAKLEYQRREAFKRHERQAQHRYQQQQRRRREEEERQRHAEHHARREHDSGGREEARAEGSGLDPATSSEKASAKAKGSTAGGHGPERPKRPGSLLAPNNVMKLKQIIPLQGKFLSSGATSSLAAAGAGATTRPPPAQSPTGSDTRLPAFLSFKFLKSPETRRDSERSHSPPKAFHAGKLFPFGGTRAEPGSNGAGGQARPDGTPSSGSSRVQRSGPVDEALAEELEAPRPEEEGSGTALAPVGAPALRTRRSRSPAPPPPMPLPRPPTPPAGCWQWDGPWGCGGEGAAPRQALAAAECPPCAMAGPPPAPQPLPGDASFYSLPPPPLPPTSDPLETPAPSPSPSPSPQAVCWPSGWH from the exons CCTACTCCGAGGGGCCGACGAGCTGGGTCTGCGCAAGGCAGTGAAGGCCGAGTTTGGCGGGGGCACCCGCGGCTTCTCCTGCGAGGAGGACTTTATTTATGAGAATGTGGAGAGCGAGCTACGCTTCTTCACCTCCCAG GAACGCCAGAGCATCATCCGCTTCTGGCTGCAGAATTTGCGTGCCAAGCAGGGAGAAGCACTCCACAACGTGCGCTTCCTGGAGGACCAGCCAATCA TCCCCGAGCTGGCAGCACGTGGGATCATCCAGCAGGTGTTCCCTGTCCACGAGCAGCGTATTCTGAACCGCCTCATGAAGTCATGGGTGCAGGCCGTGTGTGAAAACCAGCCTCTAG ATGACATCTGTGATTACTTTGGTGTGAAAATTGCCATGTACTTCGCCTGGCTGGGCTTCTACACGTCGGCTATGGTATACCCAGCTGTCTTCGGGTCTGTCCTGTACACATTCACAGAGGCTGATCAG ACAAGCCGGGATGTTTCCTGCGTGGTCTTTGCCCTCTTCAACGTGATCTGGTCGACGCTGTTCCTAGAGGAATGGAAGCGGAGAGGGGCTGAGCTGGCATACAAGTGGGGGACGCTGGACTCACCTGGGGAAGCCGTGGAGGAGCCACGCCCCCAGTTCAGG GGCGTGCGACGTATCAGCCCCATCACGCGGGCCGAGGAGTTCTACTACCCGCCCTGGAAGCGGCTGCTCTTCCAGCTGCTTGTGAGCCTCCCCCTGTGCCTGGCGTGCCTCGTCTGTGTCTTCTTGCTCATGCTTGGCTGCTTCCAGCTGCAG GAGCTGGTGCTGAGCGTGAAGGGGTTGCCCCGTCTCGCCCGATTCCTGCCTAAGGTCATGCTGGCCCTGCTTGTCAGTGTGAGTGCCGAGGGCTACAAGAAGCTAGCCATCTGGCTCAATGACATGG AAAATTACCGGCTGGAGAGCGCCTATGAGAAGCACCTCATCATCAAAGTTGTCCTG TTCCAGTTTGTCAACTCGTACCTGAGCCTCTTCTACATCGGTTTCTACCTCAAGGACATGGAGCGCTTGAAAGAG CTCCTGCTCGTCCTGTCCCTGTCCCAGAGCCTCGAGCGGCAGCTGCGGGCGGTGCTGGTCCCGCTCGCGGCCCTGCGGTTCCGcctgctcctcctctccctccgGGGCCTCCTGCTCGCGGCCCGGGCCAAA ATGCTGGCCACGCTGCTGATCACCCGCCAGTTCCTCCAGAACGTGCGCGAGGTCCTGCAGCCGCACCTGTACCGGCGCCTGGGCCGCGGCGAGCTGGGCCTGCGGGCCGTCTGGGAGCTGGCCCGAGCCCTGCTTGGCCTCCTGAGCCTCCGGCGCCCTGCGCCCCGCCGCCTCGAACCCCAGGCGGATGAGGGCGGGGGCGGCGGCAGCGGGGGCGGGGGCCGCAGGTGCCTCAGCGGGGGCTGCGGGGcgccggaggaggaggaggaggcggcgctGGTGGAGCGGCGGCGGGCGGGGGAAGGCGGGGAGGAGGGGGACGGGCCTCCAGGGGGCAAGGAGGAGGACGAGGacgacgaggaggaggaggacgaggaggaagaggaggacgaggaggagggcGAGGAAGGGGGCCTCCTGGACTGCGGGCTCCGGCTGAAGAAGGTCAGCTTCGCTGAGCGCGGCGCGGGGCGGCGTCGGCCCGGCCCAAGCCCGGAGGCCCTCCTGGAGGAAGGGAGCCCCACTATGGTGGAGAAGGGGCTGGAGCCGGGAGTGTTCACCCTGGCCGAGGAGGACGACGAGGCGGAGGGGGCTCCCGGCAGCCCTGAACGGGAGCCCCCGGCCATCTTGTTCCGCCGGGCCGGGGGCGAGGGCCGAGACCAGGGGCCCGACGGGGGCCCGGACCCGGAACCCGGCTCCAACAGCGATTCGACCCGTAGGCAGAGACGGCAGAACCGGTCGTCTTGGATTGACCCGCCGGAGGAGGAACACTCGCCCCAGCTCACCCAGGCAGAGCTGGAGAGCTGTATGAAGAAGTACGAG GACACGTTCCAGGACTACCAGGAGATGTTCGTGCAGTTCGGCTACGTCGTGCTCTTCTCGTCCGCCTTCCCCCTGGCGGCGCTGTGCGCCCTGGTCAACAACCTCATTGAGATCCGCAGCGACGCCTTCAAGCTGTGCACCGGGCTGCAGCGGCCCTTCGGCCAGCGCGTGGAAAGCATCGGCCAGTGGCAG AAGGTGATGGAGGCCATGGGTGTCCTAGCGATTGTGGTCAACTGCTACTTAATCGGCCAGTGCGGGCAGCTGCAGCGCCTCTTCCCCTGGCTGAGCCCGGAGGCAGCCATCGTGTCGGTGGTAGTGCTCGAG CACTTCGCTCTGCTCCTCAAGTACCTCATCCACGTGGCCATCCCCGATATCCCGGGCTGGGTGGCCGAGGAAATGGCCAAGCTGGAGTACCAGCGCCGCGAGGCCTTTAAG AGACACGAACGCCAGGCCCAGCATCGCTACCAGCAGCAGCAGCGCAGGCggcgggaggaggaggagcgaCAGCGCCATGCAGAGCACCATGCCCGGCGGGAGCATGATTCTGGTGGCCGAGAGGAGGCGAGGGCCGAGGGCTCTGGGCTGGACCCTGCCACCTCCTCCGAGAAGGCCTCTGCCAAGGCCAAGGGCAGCACTGCGGGTGGCCACGGGCCTGAACGGCCCAAGCGCCCAGGGTCCCTGCTGGCACCCAACAACGTCATGAAGTTGAAGCAGATCATCCCACTGCAGGGCAAATTCCTCTCGTCGGGGGCCACATCCTCACTGGCTGCTGCAGGGGCCGGAGCCACCACCCGGCCTCCCCCTGCCCAGTCACCCACAGGCAGCGACAcccgcctgcctgccttcctcagCTTCAAGTTCCTCAAGTCACCCGAGACCCGGCGGGACTCTGAGCGCAGCCACTCACCGCCCAAAGCCTTCCATGCTGGCAAGCTCTTCCCCTTTGGTGGCACCCGGGCTGAGCCTGGGTCCAACGGGGCGGGCGGGCAGGCCCGGCCAGATGGGACCCCCAGCAGTGGCAGCAGCCGGGTTCAGAGGAGTGGGCCGGTGGACGAGGCCCTGGCTGAGGAGCTGGAAGCCCCCCGGCCCGAAGAGGAAGGCTCAG GGACAGCGCTGGCCCCCGTGGGCGCCCCTGCCCTCCGCACCCGCCGCAGCCGGagccccgcgccgccgccgccaatGCCGCTGCCCCGGCCCCCGACACCGCCCGCCGGCTGCTGGCAGTGGGACGGGCCCTGGGGCTGCGGGGGCGAGGGTGCCGCCCCCCGCCAGGCCCTGGCCGCTGCCGAGTGCCCACCATGTGCCATGGCCGGGCCCCCACCCGCCCCCCAGCCCCTGCCGGGAGACGCCAGCTTTTACAGCCTCCCGCCCCCACCGCTGCCGCCCACCTCGGATCCCCTCGAGACCCCAGCGCCCTCCcctagccccagccccagcccccaggccGTGTGCTGGCCCAGCGGCTGGCATTAG